Proteins co-encoded in one Candidatus Limnocylindrales bacterium genomic window:
- a CDS encoding O-methyltransferase, with protein MPKAFHLTPQIQRYVVEHSKAPDEVQRSLIEETEALGFVSIMQIAPEQGAFMEQLARALGVRHAIEVGTFTGYSALCVARALPEGGKLICCDINEEWTSIGRRHWQRAGVADKIDLRLGPAAETLAALPADAVFDLAFIDADKGGYKTYYEEILKRLKPGGVILVDNVLWMGSVVDPDNTAEDTIAIREFNDFVAGDSRVEVAILTIGDGLSFIRKKG; from the coding sequence ATGCCCAAAGCCTTTCACCTTACGCCGCAGATCCAGCGTTACGTCGTCGAGCACAGCAAGGCGCCGGACGAGGTGCAGCGGTCGCTGATCGAAGAAACCGAAGCCCTCGGCTTCGTCTCGATCATGCAGATCGCGCCGGAGCAGGGCGCGTTCATGGAGCAGCTCGCACGCGCTCTCGGCGTCCGCCACGCCATCGAAGTAGGAACCTTCACTGGCTACTCCGCGCTCTGCGTGGCCCGCGCCCTTCCCGAAGGCGGGAAACTGATCTGCTGCGACATCAACGAGGAGTGGACGTCGATCGGACGACGGCATTGGCAGCGGGCGGGGGTGGCCGACAAGATCGACCTGCGCCTGGGCCCGGCTGCCGAGACGCTGGCGGCGCTTCCGGCCGATGCGGTCTTCGACCTGGCGTTCATCGATGCCGACAAGGGCGGATACAAGACCTACTACGAGGAGATCCTGAAGCGCCTCAAGCCCGGCGGCGTGATCCTGGTCGACAACGTGCTGTGGATGGGGTCGGTGGTCGATCCCGACAACACCGCCGAAGACACCATCGCCATCCGTGAGTTCAACGACTTCGTCGCCGGCGACTCTCGCGTCGAGGTCGCCATCCTGACCATCGGCGACGGCCTGTCGTTCATTCGCAAGAAAGGCTGA
- a CDS encoding nuclear transport factor 2 family protein: MGADANKQFIREYFEAVSAGNTEKVVGSFADDVTWWVPPSSPMAGTYRGKDEVLGMFGKGVSLYAPQPMKIEILGMVADDSKVAAEVRIQATTAKGAPYDNYYHFLFEIGGGKIRGVKEYVDTLYAQRTLFA, encoded by the coding sequence ATGGGAGCCGACGCCAACAAGCAGTTCATTCGCGAGTACTTCGAGGCCGTCAGCGCGGGCAATACCGAAAAGGTGGTCGGCAGCTTCGCCGACGACGTCACATGGTGGGTGCCGCCCTCCTCCCCCATGGCCGGCACCTATCGCGGCAAGGACGAGGTGCTCGGCATGTTCGGAAAGGGCGTCTCGCTGTACGCGCCACAGCCGATGAAGATCGAAATCCTCGGAATGGTCGCCGACGACAGCAAGGTTGCCGCCGAGGTCCGCATCCAGGCCACCACCGCCAAGGGCGCTCCCTACGACAACTATTACCACTTCCTGTTCGAGATCGGCGGCGGGAAGATCAGGGGCGTCAAGGAATACGTCGATACGCTCTACGCGCAACGGACGCTGTTCGCATGA
- a CDS encoding aldehyde dehydrogenase family protein — MAIVRSGATSAQGRRVLSLSNPATGEAIDSIEVATAADVQSALETARRAQAAWGARPPAERGAVLERAARILAGRHEQFADVIVRESGKPRLEALFMEVLPGCDVLQYWGKRAPRILAPEKKRMHLLGLQKKLRILYRPLGVVGIITPWNGPFVLAINPVAQALVAGNAVLLKPSEVSPKSSGQVLDLFREAGLPEGVLQVLYGDGETGAALVEAGCDKISFTGSVGTGRKVGESCGRNLIPCTLELGGKDAMIVCADADLERAANGAVFGCFLNAGQVCMSVERVYVAEAVAQAFIDKVVAKVKSLRQGSGGEFDVGPLFWEPQLSVVERHVEDARSKGARILTGGRRNQTLPGLFYEPTVLVDVSDEMAVMKEETFGPVLPIVVVRDEEEAIARANAGAYGLSASVWSKDRERAVCIAARLCAGSVCINDHGVTYGATEAPFGGLKASGVGQVNGVAGPRSFCHAQPILIDRIAPASEQVWYPYTPAKEKQIRATMRWVWGTSLGRWIS, encoded by the coding sequence ATGGCCATCGTTCGTTCGGGCGCGACCAGTGCGCAGGGCCGCCGCGTCCTGTCCCTCTCCAATCCCGCCACCGGCGAGGCGATCGACAGCATCGAGGTTGCCACGGCCGCCGACGTGCAGTCGGCGCTGGAAACGGCGCGCCGCGCGCAAGCCGCGTGGGGTGCGAGGCCGCCGGCCGAGCGCGGCGCGGTGCTCGAGCGGGCTGCACGCATCCTGGCCGGCCGCCACGAGCAGTTCGCGGACGTCATCGTGCGCGAGAGCGGCAAGCCGCGCCTGGAAGCGCTGTTCATGGAGGTGCTTCCGGGTTGCGACGTGCTGCAGTACTGGGGCAAGCGCGCGCCGCGCATCCTGGCGCCCGAGAAGAAGCGCATGCATCTGCTCGGCCTGCAGAAGAAGCTTCGCATCCTGTACCGGCCGCTCGGCGTCGTCGGCATCATCACGCCGTGGAACGGGCCTTTCGTGCTGGCGATCAATCCGGTGGCGCAGGCGCTGGTCGCCGGCAACGCCGTGCTGCTCAAGCCTTCGGAGGTCTCGCCGAAATCCAGCGGGCAGGTGCTCGACCTCTTCCGCGAGGCGGGGCTTCCCGAGGGAGTGCTGCAGGTCCTGTACGGCGACGGCGAGACCGGCGCCGCACTGGTGGAGGCGGGCTGCGACAAGATCTCCTTTACCGGCAGCGTCGGAACCGGTCGCAAGGTGGGCGAGAGCTGCGGTCGCAACCTGATTCCGTGCACGCTCGAGCTCGGCGGCAAGGACGCGATGATCGTGTGCGCGGACGCCGATCTTGAACGCGCCGCCAATGGCGCCGTCTTCGGCTGCTTCCTCAATGCCGGGCAGGTGTGCATGTCGGTGGAGCGCGTCTACGTGGCCGAGGCCGTGGCGCAGGCTTTCATCGACAAGGTCGTGGCCAAGGTGAAGAGCCTGCGGCAGGGAAGCGGTGGCGAGTTCGACGTGGGACCGCTGTTCTGGGAGCCGCAGCTGTCGGTGGTGGAGCGGCACGTCGAGGATGCGCGCAGCAAGGGAGCGCGCATCCTGACCGGAGGCCGGCGCAACCAGACGCTGCCTGGGCTGTTCTACGAGCCGACCGTGCTCGTCGACGTCAGCGACGAGATGGCGGTGATGAAGGAAGAGACCTTCGGACCGGTGCTGCCCATCGTCGTCGTCCGTGACGAAGAGGAGGCCATCGCGCGCGCCAACGCCGGTGCCTACGGCCTGAGCGCCAGCGTATGGTCCAAGGACCGCGAGCGCGCGGTGTGCATCGCCGCGCGTCTTTGCGCGGGCTCGGTCTGCATCAATGATCACGGCGTGACCTACGGCGCGACCGAGGCTCCGTTCGGCGGGCTCAAGGCCAGCGGCGTCGGCCAGGTCAACGGGGTGGCCGGGCCGCGCAGCTTCTGTCATGCCCAGCCGATCCTGATCGATCGCATCGCCCCGGCCAGCGAGCAGGTCTGGTATCCATACACGCCCGCCAAGGAGAAGCAGATTCGCGCGACGATGCGGTGGGTGTGGGGGACCTCGCTCGGCCGCTGGATCTCCTGA
- a CDS encoding LLM class F420-dependent oxidoreductase — protein MKLGLMIGYWQGGAPGDFVTLAREAENLGYESVWTAEAYGSDAFTPLAWIGANTSRIKLGTAVAQISARTPACVAMTATTLDYMSGGRLILGIGVSGPQVVEGWYGMPFAKPFTRTREFIEIVRTMIKREGPVSFDGQYYQLPYNGPGSVGLGKPLKLITHPLRDCIPIYLGAEGPKNVRLAADVADGWLPMFFSPYRTHVYSEALDHLRPGFEIACMAQVVVGSDVSACLIPVKWMLAFYIGGMGAKDKNFHVNIMSRMGFEAEVRKVQELFLGGDRAAAAEAVPDQLADEISLVGPPERIRERLQAWKESPVTQLLAGTQDVEALRVLAEAAA, from the coding sequence ATGAAGCTCGGACTGATGATCGGTTATTGGCAGGGCGGTGCGCCCGGCGATTTCGTCACGTTGGCCAGGGAGGCCGAAAACCTCGGCTACGAGTCGGTGTGGACGGCCGAGGCCTACGGCTCCGATGCCTTCACCCCGCTGGCATGGATCGGCGCCAACACCAGCCGCATCAAGCTCGGCACGGCGGTCGCGCAGATCTCGGCTCGTACGCCGGCCTGCGTCGCCATGACGGCGACCACCCTCGATTACATGTCAGGCGGCCGCCTGATTCTGGGCATCGGCGTCAGCGGCCCGCAGGTGGTGGAGGGGTGGTACGGAATGCCGTTCGCCAAGCCGTTCACGCGCACGCGCGAATTCATCGAAATCGTGCGCACGATGATCAAGCGCGAGGGCCCCGTCTCCTTCGACGGACAATACTACCAGCTGCCCTACAATGGCCCCGGCTCCGTGGGCCTGGGCAAGCCGCTCAAGCTCATCACGCATCCGTTGCGCGACTGCATTCCCATCTACCTCGGCGCCGAAGGGCCCAAGAACGTACGGCTTGCGGCCGACGTCGCCGACGGATGGCTGCCCATGTTCTTCTCGCCATACCGCACGCACGTCTATTCGGAGGCACTCGATCATCTGCGGCCGGGTTTCGAGATCGCGTGCATGGCGCAGGTCGTGGTGGGCTCGGACGTTTCGGCGTGCCTGATCCCGGTGAAGTGGATGCTCGCGTTCTACATCGGCGGCATGGGCGCCAAGGACAAGAACTTCCACGTCAACATCATGTCGCGCATGGGCTTCGAGGCCGAAGTCCGGAAAGTGCAGGAGCTCTTCCTCGGCGGCGATCGTGCCGCCGCCGCCGAGGCTGTGCCCGATCAGCTCGCCGACGAGATCTCGCTCGTCGGGCCGCCCGAGCGCATCCGCGAGCGCCTGCAGGCGTGGAAGGAGAGCCCGGTGACGCAGCTTCTCGCTGGCACGCAGGACGTCGAGGCGCTGAGAGTGCTGGCGGAGGCGGCGGCGTGA